A single window of Malus sylvestris chromosome 5, drMalSylv7.2, whole genome shotgun sequence DNA harbors:
- the LOC126623046 gene encoding uncharacterized protein LOC126623046 isoform X1, with amino-acid sequence MLVQLNSQILADETALHYKSPSGQTRWILRFKINGQQCALSLLGPQLMASALRRLAAAFCYSPHLQFVRSLSPLRFGNSYRSLVSSASSEDSAPTGHPEFRQWKNGGGTFHKSACIDPTVFIEFGAVVHSKSVVSEHVCIGSGAVVGPSVTVGQSTKLGAGGGRAFDAGAGSEVAFWR; translated from the exons ATGTTGGTCCAACTCAATTCGCAAATCTTGGCGGACGAAACTGCCCTGCATTACAAAAGCCCTTCCGGTCAAACACGGTGGATACTTCGGTTCAAAATAAACGGGCAGCAGTGCGCGCTTTCCCTCCTCGGACCTCAGTTAATGGCAAGCGCTCTTAGAAGACTTGCAGCTGCGTTCTGCTACTCGCCACATCTCCAATTCGTCCGAAGCTTGTCTCCGTTGCGCTTTGGAAATAGTTACCGTTCCTTAGTGTCTTCGGCTTCGTCTG AGGACAGTGCTCCAACTGGTCATCCAGAATTCCGACAATGGAAGAACGGAGGTGGGACATTCCACAAGTCTGCCTGCATTGACCCAACAGTTTTCATAGAGTTTGGAGCTGTTGTTCATTCAAAATCCGTTGTCAGCGAACATGTTTGTATTGGTTCTGGAGCTGTCGTTGGACCATCGGTTACAGTTGGGCAATCAACGAAATTGG GTGCAGGAGGAGGAAGAGCCTTCGATGCAGGCGCCGGTTCTGAGGTGGCGTTTTGGAGGTAA